From one Rubrobacter xylanophilus genomic stretch:
- a CDS encoding aminotransferase class IV, which yields MSGGATSSLVWIDGRLLAPGEAGLDPRDRGYALGDGLFETMLCREGGVPLLARHLARMRRGAEVLGMHLPPETELAGAVARTVKANGLQDGAVRLTVSRGVPEVRGLLPTGRERATVVVQAHPYAYPEELYRRGMEAITCGIRRNERSPLARIKSLSYLENVLARREAAVRGADEAILLNTADMLAGASAANVFLVRGGGLITPEVDAGALPGVARGVVLELAGRLGLEVEERPVEPGELAAAEGCFLTNALMGIMPVRRVDGRAVGGGEARELVARLRKEWERFLSGRDPGSPSSVR from the coding sequence GTGAGCGGGGGGGCGACGTCGTCCCTCGTATGGATCGACGGGCGGCTCCTTGCGCCCGGGGAGGCCGGCCTGGATCCACGCGACCGGGGCTACGCGCTCGGGGACGGGCTCTTCGAGACCATGCTGTGCCGCGAGGGGGGCGTCCCGCTGCTGGCGAGACACCTCGCCCGGATGCGCCGGGGGGCAGAGGTTCTGGGCATGCACCTTCCGCCGGAGACGGAGCTGGCCGGGGCGGTCGCCCGGACCGTGAAGGCGAACGGGCTTCAGGACGGAGCAGTGCGCCTCACGGTGAGCCGGGGGGTCCCGGAGGTGCGCGGCCTGCTGCCCACGGGAAGAGAGAGGGCCACGGTCGTCGTGCAGGCTCATCCGTACGCGTACCCTGAGGAGCTCTACCGGCGGGGGATGGAGGCGATCACGTGCGGCATCCGGCGCAACGAACGCTCGCCGCTCGCGCGGATAAAGTCCCTGAGCTACCTGGAGAACGTCCTGGCCCGCCGGGAGGCCGCCGTCCGGGGGGCTGACGAGGCGATCCTGCTAAACACCGCGGATATGCTCGCCGGAGCCTCCGCCGCCAACGTCTTTCTCGTCCGCGGCGGGGGCCTCATCACGCCCGAGGTAGACGCCGGGGCGCTCCCCGGCGTCGCCCGGGGGGTCGTGCTGGAGCTCGCCGGGCGGCTCGGGCTGGAGGTCGAGGAGCGCCCCGTGGAGCCCGGGGAGCTCGCGGCGGCAGAGGGGTGCTTTCTCACCAACGCCCTGATGGGGATCATGCCGGTCCGCCGGGTGGACGGGCGAGCGGTCGGGGGAGGCGAGGCGAGGGA
- the pabB gene encoding aminodeoxychorismate synthase component I, protein MSGVLEAQGVVPLVRRVAVSPVEAMPRVIGLRRPVLLDGGMPGGWDEGRSYLSAEPFLVLRSRGRRVELEGPCGDRVEEADPFEVLSELLSRYRVRWRPGLPPLVGGAIGYFGYDLGRLLERLPDLNPDGAPLPEMEVGFYDWVLVAERGSEGGYIVSTGLPVGTEEAARARLEELAKLLEGTGGEDRTNVADAHLRFRSDTGREAYVAAVERAREYIRAGDIFQVNLSHRLRAEASAPEGGWGSGAWPLYRRLRELSPVPHGAYLGLGESAVLSASPERFLRLAGGRVQTRPIKGTRTRGRTPEEDREMARLLAGSVKDRAENVMIVDLLRNDIGKVCRTGSVRVPELCGLEGYASVWHLVSTVTGELAPGKGPVELLAACFPGGSVTGAPKIRAMEIIEELEPVRRGVYCGAIGYMSFSGEMDTSIAIRTLVLAGGEAHLQAGGAVVADSDPQAEYEETLAKARAVIEGLGARLEAW, encoded by the coding sequence ATGAGCGGGGTGTTGGAAGCGCAGGGTGTCGTGCCGCTGGTACGGCGGGTGGCGGTCTCTCCGGTAGAGGCGATGCCGCGGGTGATCGGGCTGCGGCGTCCGGTGTTGCTGGACGGGGGGATGCCGGGGGGATGGGATGAGGGGCGTTCCTATCTTTCGGCGGAGCCCTTTCTGGTGTTGCGCAGCCGGGGCCGGCGGGTGGAGCTGGAGGGACCGTGTGGCGACCGGGTGGAGGAGGCGGATCCCTTCGAGGTGCTCTCGGAGCTGCTCTCGCGCTACCGGGTCCGGTGGCGACCGGGGCTACCGCCGCTCGTGGGCGGGGCGATAGGGTACTTCGGCTATGATCTCGGCCGGCTGCTCGAGAGGCTGCCCGATCTCAACCCGGACGGTGCGCCGCTCCCGGAGATGGAGGTCGGGTTCTACGACTGGGTGCTGGTAGCGGAGCGCGGCTCGGAAGGGGGATACATCGTCTCCACCGGGCTGCCCGTGGGGACGGAGGAGGCGGCCCGGGCGAGACTCGAGGAGCTGGCGAAGCTGCTGGAGGGCACGGGCGGGGAAGACCGGACGAACGTAGCGGATGCGCACCTCCGGTTCCGCTCCGACACCGGGAGGGAGGCGTACGTCGCGGCGGTCGAGCGGGCCAGGGAGTACATCCGGGCGGGGGACATCTTCCAGGTCAACCTCTCGCACCGGCTGCGGGCGGAGGCGTCGGCTCCGGAGGGAGGCTGGGGGTCGGGGGCCTGGCCGCTCTACCGAAGGCTCAGGGAGCTCTCCCCCGTCCCCCACGGGGCGTATCTGGGGCTCGGGGAGTCCGCGGTGCTCAGCGCCTCCCCGGAGCGGTTCCTGCGCCTCGCCGGGGGTCGGGTGCAGACCCGGCCCATCAAGGGCACCCGGACCCGGGGTCGGACCCCCGAGGAAGACCGGGAGATGGCCCGGTTGCTGGCCGGCAGCGTCAAGGACCGGGCGGAGAACGTCATGATCGTGGATCTGCTGCGCAACGACATCGGCAAGGTCTGCCGCACGGGGTCCGTGCGGGTACCAGAGCTCTGCGGGCTGGAGGGGTACGCCTCCGTCTGGCACCTGGTCAGCACCGTGACCGGCGAGCTGGCCCCCGGGAAGGGACCGGTGGAGCTACTTGCGGCCTGTTTCCCCGGCGGTTCGGTCACCGGGGCGCCCAAGATCCGGGCCATGGAGATCATCGAGGAGCTCGAGCCGGTGCGACGTGGGGTGTACTGCGGGGCCATCGGGTACATGAGCTTCTCCGGGGAGATGGACACCAGCATCGCCATCCGCACGCTGGTCCTGGCCGGGGGGGAGGCCCACCTGCAGGCCGGCGGAGCGGTCGTCGCCGATTCGGACCCGCAGGCCGAGTACGAGGAGACGCTGGCGAAAGCCCGGGCGGTGATAGAGGGCCTCGGGGCGAGACTGGAGGCGTGGTGA
- a CDS encoding GcvT family protein, translating to MEDRARVVIIGAGIVGCSAAEHLTRLGWTDVVVLERGLLFEAGGSTSHAPGLVFQTNPSRAMTRLASYGVERYSELELDGKPCFYPVGGLEVAATPERWRDLKRRHGLATSWGIESHLLSPRECVEKSPLLEPGNIYGGFYVPSDGIAKAVRISEAMARLAESRGARFYGGTEVTGIEVKDGRVRAVETSRGRIETEVVLSCAGMWGPRICRMAGAFPQLLVPMQHQYAVTTPVPGLEPESEESDHVILRHQDHSMYFRQQGERYGIGSYRHRVMPVDPDDIGRSGEGMPSIMEFTSEDFRGPWEEARRMLPALRQTEIEHGINGLFSFTPDGGPLIGPSTAVRGFWVAEAIWVTHAAGAARAVAEWMVEGAPQVDLGGLDVSRFDEYARSPSYVMARSSQSFREVYDIIHPMQPMEEPRPLRTSPFYPRQRELGAYFLEASGWERPQWYAANEPLVAGRDIPERDDWSGRYWSPVVGAEHQITRETGGLFDLASLKKAEVGGPGALAFLQRMTTGQMDRPVGSVTYTLMLDPGGGVRSDITVARISRDLFRLGLNGPQDVAWLQRHLPEDGSVWLRDISGGTCCVGVWGPAARELVQSLSPDDLSDEAFGFFQVRRIHVGEVPVLAMRVSYVGELGWELYASADMGLRLWDLLYGAGRPLGVIPAGRGAFEGLRLEKGYRMWGVDVTNEHDPYEAGLGFAVKPEKGDFIGRDAVLRRREEGPRRKLCCLLPDDPRVVVMGSEPVYAEGRPVGYVTSAGYGYSIGRSIAYAWLPPALAEVGQRVEIEYFGRRYGAAVAEEPLFDPAMKRMRG from the coding sequence ATGGAGGACAGGGCGCGGGTGGTGATCATCGGGGCCGGCATCGTGGGGTGCAGTGCGGCCGAGCACCTCACGCGGCTGGGTTGGACGGACGTGGTCGTTCTGGAGCGGGGGCTGCTCTTCGAGGCCGGTGGTTCGACGAGCCATGCGCCGGGGCTGGTCTTCCAGACCAACCCCTCCAGGGCGATGACGCGGCTCGCCAGCTATGGCGTGGAGCGCTATTCGGAGCTCGAGCTGGACGGGAAGCCGTGTTTCTATCCGGTTGGCGGTCTGGAGGTGGCGGCGACCCCTGAGAGGTGGCGGGATCTCAAGCGCCGGCACGGGCTGGCGACCTCTTGGGGCATTGAGTCGCATCTGCTCTCACCCCGGGAGTGTGTCGAGAAGAGCCCGCTTCTGGAGCCCGGCAACATCTACGGTGGTTTCTACGTGCCTTCGGATGGGATCGCCAAGGCGGTGCGCATCTCGGAGGCCATGGCCCGGCTGGCCGAGTCGCGGGGGGCCAGGTTCTACGGCGGGACGGAGGTCACCGGCATCGAGGTGAAGGACGGGCGCGTCCGGGCGGTCGAGACCTCGCGGGGGCGGATAGAGACCGAGGTCGTGCTCAGCTGCGCTGGGATGTGGGGGCCTCGCATCTGTCGGATGGCCGGGGCCTTCCCGCAGCTGCTCGTCCCCATGCAGCACCAGTACGCCGTGACCACCCCTGTGCCCGGGCTCGAGCCCGAGTCCGAGGAGTCGGACCACGTCATCCTCCGGCACCAGGACCACTCGATGTACTTCCGGCAGCAGGGGGAGCGCTACGGCATCGGCTCCTACCGCCACCGGGTAATGCCCGTGGATCCCGACGACATCGGGCGTTCAGGGGAGGGGATGCCCTCCATCATGGAGTTCACCTCCGAGGACTTCCGAGGACCCTGGGAGGAGGCCCGGAGGATGCTGCCCGCGCTGCGGCAGACGGAGATAGAGCACGGCATAAACGGCCTCTTCTCCTTCACCCCCGACGGTGGGCCGCTCATCGGGCCATCTACGGCGGTGCGGGGCTTCTGGGTCGCCGAGGCCATCTGGGTGACGCACGCCGCCGGGGCGGCCCGGGCCGTGGCCGAGTGGATGGTGGAAGGGGCGCCGCAGGTGGATCTCGGCGGGCTTGACGTGAGCCGTTTCGACGAGTACGCCCGGAGCCCCTCCTACGTCATGGCCCGCAGCAGCCAGTCCTTCCGCGAAGTCTACGACATCATCCACCCCATGCAGCCCATGGAGGAGCCCAGGCCCCTCAGGACCAGCCCCTTCTACCCCCGCCAGCGGGAGCTCGGGGCCTACTTCCTGGAGGCCTCCGGCTGGGAGCGCCCGCAGTGGTACGCGGCCAACGAGCCTCTCGTCGCCGGCCGCGACATCCCCGAACGCGACGACTGGAGCGGGCGGTACTGGTCTCCCGTCGTCGGGGCGGAGCACCAGATCACGCGGGAGACCGGGGGGCTCTTCGACCTCGCCTCCCTCAAGAAGGCCGAGGTCGGCGGCCCCGGGGCGCTCGCCTTCCTGCAGCGGATGACCACGGGGCAGATGGATCGTCCGGTGGGCAGCGTCACCTACACCCTGATGCTCGACCCCGGGGGAGGGGTCCGGAGCGACATAACCGTGGCCCGTATCTCCAGGGACCTCTTCCGGCTCGGGCTCAACGGACCGCAGGATGTCGCCTGGCTCCAGAGACATCTGCCCGAGGACGGGTCCGTTTGGCTGCGGGACATCTCCGGCGGGACCTGCTGCGTCGGGGTCTGGGGACCGGCGGCGCGGGAGCTCGTGCAGTCTCTGAGCCCCGACGACCTCTCCGACGAGGCCTTCGGCTTCTTCCAGGTCCGCCGGATACACGTCGGTGAGGTGCCCGTGCTCGCGATGCGGGTCTCCTACGTCGGCGAGCTCGGCTGGGAGCTCTACGCCTCCGCGGACATGGGGTTGCGGCTCTGGGACCTCCTCTACGGGGCTGGCAGGCCCCTCGGGGTCATCCCCGCCGGGCGCGGGGCCTTCGAAGGTCTGCGGCTCGAGAAGGGCTACCGGATGTGGGGCGTGGACGTGACCAACGAGCACGACCCCTACGAGGCCGGGCTCGGCTTCGCGGTCAAGCCGGAGAAGGGGGACTTCATCGGGCGGGACGCCGTGCTCCGGCGCCGGGAGGAGGGGCCGCGCAGGAAGCTCTGCTGCCTCCTGCCCGACGACCCGCGGGTGGTGGTGATGGGCAGCGAGCCCGTCTACGCGGAGGGCAGACCGGTCGGCTACGTTACCAGCGCCGGTTACGGCTACTCGATCGGGCGGAGCATCGCCTACGCCTGGCTCCCGCCCGCCCTTGCCGAGGTCGGTCAGAGGGTCGAGATCGAGTACTTCGGCCGGCGCTACGGCGCCGCGGTGGCCGAGGAGCCGCTCTTCGACCCGGCGATGAAGCGGATGCGGGGCTAG